The DNA segment AGGTGGATGGGCATACTAGCCTTCATCGGCGCGCCGATCGCTCTCGTCTTGGCTGGACTCGGAGCGCCCGCGATCGCGGAGACGAAGTCGATGGGTATGACAATCGGATGGCTGCTTGGTGCGGCGGTCGCACTCTGCGCGCTTTTCTTCATCTTCCCTTAGTCGTTGTCCACGGTCCACCCCTGCGGGCGCATCGACCTCGGGCTATCCCCCCCTCACATCGGCGACGCGTAGGTGTGCAGGCCGCCGGCGAACCAGGGGATGTAGCTGACGCCGATCCAGGTCACCAGCACCATCAGGAAGCCCGCAAGGCAGGCCAGTGCCGAGATGCGGCCTTTCCAGCCCATCACCATGCGCGTGTGCAGGTAGATCGTATAGACAATCCACGTAATCAGCGCCCACGTTTCCTTCGGATCCCAGCCCCAGTAGCGCCCCCAGGCGGTGTCTGCCCAGACGGCGCCGAGCATGATCCCGATCGTCAGGATCGGCCACGCGATCTGCACCAGGCGATAGGCCAACTCCTCCATTTGCTCCAGCGGCATCAGCGCCTTGCCGCCCAGCAGCGCGTCGCGACCGATCAGGGACTTGATCATGTACCCGCCCGCGAAGATCGCAGCCACGGCGAACGCGCCGTAGCTGATCAACATCATCGTGACGTGGATGTTCAGCCAGTAGCTCTTCAGCACGGCCCGCAACGGGTGCAGGCGCGTTTCGTGGAGCGGCATCAGGCTGACGCCCAGGAGCGCCACCAGCCCGACGATCGCCGCGGCGAGCCCGAAGGCACCCTTACGTTTCCACAGCTCGAAGCCCGTTCCGAGCACGAGGGCCGCCCACGCCGTAAACGTAATCGATTCGTACATGTTCGAGACCGGCATGTGCCCGGTCAGGACGAGGCGGATGGCCTCCGCGCCGGTGTGGACAAGCAGGCCCGCCACGAGAACGCTCGTCCCGGCGATGCGCCACCCGGGCTTGCGGAAGAAGACGAACAACCCGAACAGCGCCGCCGCCAGGAAGTAGACATACGCCGCCAGCTTGAACGGATTCAGGCGAATATAGAGGTTCGTCAGTGCGCGGTGCGTCTGGTCCGGGTAACTGCGGAGGCGCTCGGCTACCGAGGCGAACTCGTCGACCGCCGAGGCCAGGTGATCGCCCGCGCCGGCGTCAAACGCCGCGGTCAGCGCCGAATCGAACTGCCGTCCGGCGGGCAGAATCTTCGCCGCGGTGCCGAACGCCGTCGATTGCACCCGCGACTGCCGGTTCGTCGGCGCCACCCACTCGCCGGT comes from the bacterium genome and includes:
- the ccsB gene encoding c-type cytochrome biogenesis protein CcsB; translated protein: MLGSARAETVGFLSSDDSSRLSTIPHDAEFQQVLLDSGVGRLAVRHQGWNETMASWAQIQVHELTGRRAIHGQDPIFTVLSMMYEPHRWFEARFLPIEHPRIAEIMGLEGKWVSPRQIIENDKNQDLTKELQEAQSRKDELAKLVKTLNVVEQVQQLGSDRPGLAESLAGPQVDLKEVQRLLANEDALAEAHERRRELTKQTKQEKAFLEAGTRLFTRTSDALSLHEKFLLVPDPDSPTGEWVAPTNRQSRVQSTAFGTAAKILPAGRQFDSALTAAFDAGAGDHLASAVDEFASVAERLRSYPDQTHRALTNLYIRLNPFKLAAYVYFLAAALFGLFVFFRKPGWRIAGTSVLVAGLLVHTGAEAIRLVLTGHMPVSNMYESITFTAWAALVLGTGFELWKRKGAFGLAAAIVGLVALLGVSLMPLHETRLHPLRAVLKSYWLNIHVTMMLISYGAFAVAAIFAGGYMIKSLIGRDALLGGKALMPLEQMEELAYRLVQIAWPILTIGIMLGAVWADTAWGRYWGWDPKETWALITWIVYTIYLHTRMVMGWKGRISALACLAGFLMVLVTWIGVSYIPWFAGGLHTYASPM